In one window of Solanum pennellii chromosome 2, SPENNV200 DNA:
- the LOC107011888 gene encoding coatomer subunit epsilon-1-like isoform X2, translating into MASTGPDPLFGLRNNFYIGAYQAAINNSDVPNLSADDAVERDTLVYRSYIALASYQLVISEIDDSAATPLQAVKLLALYLSSPDNKETVITSLHELLGDSAIGNNPILRLIAGIVFMHEQDYNEALKHTNAGGTMELHALNVQIFIKMHRSDYAEKQLRIMQQADEDHTLTQLANAWLNLAVGGSKIQEAYLIFQDFSEKNQMTSPILNGKAVCCMHMGNFDEAETLLLEALNKDTKDSETLANLVVCSLHLGKPSTRYLSQLKISHPDHMLVGRAASAEEIFDRAVQTVA; encoded by the exons ATGGCGTCAACCGGACCAGACCCATTGTTCGGACTGAGAAACAACTTCTACATAGGGGCGTACCAAGCAGCCATTAACAACAGCGACGTACCCAATCTCTCCGCTGACGATGCTGTCGAAAGGGATACCCTTGTTTACAGATCTTACATTGCACTTGCCAGTTACCAG CTTGTGATCAGTGAGATCGATGACTCTGCTGCTACACCTCTTCAAGCTGTCAAATTGCTTGCTTTGTACCTTTCTAGCCCTGATAACAAG GAAACAGTAATCACAAGCCTTCATGAATTATTAGGAGATTCAGCCATCGGGAACAATCCTATCTTACGGCTTATTGCTGGGATTGTATTCATGCATGAGCAGGATTACAATGAAGCTTTGAAGCATACAAATGCTGGAGGGACGATGGAATT GCATGCTTTGAATGTCCAGATATTCATTAAGATGCATAGGTCCGATTATGCAGAGAAACAGTTGAGAATCATGCAACAGGCTGATGAAGATCATACCCTAACTCAACTTGCAAATGCATGGCTAAATTTGGCAGTG GGTGGTTCAAAGATACAAGAAGCTTATCTTATCTTCCAAGATTTCTCAGAGAAGAACCAGATGACAAGCCCAATCCTGAATGGGAAGGCTGTTTGCTGCATGCACATGGGGAATTTTGACGAAGCTGAGACACTGTTGCTTGAAGCCCTAAACAAG GACACAAAGGATTCAGAGACGCTGGCCAATTTGGTTGTCTGCAGTCTTCACCTTGGGAAACCATCCACACGCTATCTCAG CCAGTTGAAAATATCACATCCAGATCACATGCTTGTCGGACGTGCAGCTTCTGCTGAAGAAATTTTTGACAGAGCAGTCCAAACTGTTGCTTGA
- the LOC107011888 gene encoding coatomer subunit epsilon-1-like isoform X1: MASTGPDPLFGLRNNFYIGAYQAAINNSDVPNLSADDAVERDTLVYRSYIALASYQLVISEIDDSAATPLQAVKLLALYLSSPDNKQETVITSLHELLGDSAIGNNPILRLIAGIVFMHEQDYNEALKHTNAGGTMELHALNVQIFIKMHRSDYAEKQLRIMQQADEDHTLTQLANAWLNLAVGGSKIQEAYLIFQDFSEKNQMTSPILNGKAVCCMHMGNFDEAETLLLEALNKDTKDSETLANLVVCSLHLGKPSTRYLSQLKISHPDHMLVGRAASAEEIFDRAVQTVA; this comes from the exons ATGGCGTCAACCGGACCAGACCCATTGTTCGGACTGAGAAACAACTTCTACATAGGGGCGTACCAAGCAGCCATTAACAACAGCGACGTACCCAATCTCTCCGCTGACGATGCTGTCGAAAGGGATACCCTTGTTTACAGATCTTACATTGCACTTGCCAGTTACCAG CTTGTGATCAGTGAGATCGATGACTCTGCTGCTACACCTCTTCAAGCTGTCAAATTGCTTGCTTTGTACCTTTCTAGCCCTGATAACAAG CAGGAAACAGTAATCACAAGCCTTCATGAATTATTAGGAGATTCAGCCATCGGGAACAATCCTATCTTACGGCTTATTGCTGGGATTGTATTCATGCATGAGCAGGATTACAATGAAGCTTTGAAGCATACAAATGCTGGAGGGACGATGGAATT GCATGCTTTGAATGTCCAGATATTCATTAAGATGCATAGGTCCGATTATGCAGAGAAACAGTTGAGAATCATGCAACAGGCTGATGAAGATCATACCCTAACTCAACTTGCAAATGCATGGCTAAATTTGGCAGTG GGTGGTTCAAAGATACAAGAAGCTTATCTTATCTTCCAAGATTTCTCAGAGAAGAACCAGATGACAAGCCCAATCCTGAATGGGAAGGCTGTTTGCTGCATGCACATGGGGAATTTTGACGAAGCTGAGACACTGTTGCTTGAAGCCCTAAACAAG GACACAAAGGATTCAGAGACGCTGGCCAATTTGGTTGTCTGCAGTCTTCACCTTGGGAAACCATCCACACGCTATCTCAG CCAGTTGAAAATATCACATCCAGATCACATGCTTGTCGGACGTGCAGCTTCTGCTGAAGAAATTTTTGACAGAGCAGTCCAAACTGTTGCTTGA